ACCAGACCTAAGTCCTTTTTCCATAAGAAGATTCCAAGGTTTCACCGGCATTTCAGGGTGAAAAATGGTGCAGCGCACAAAAAATACTTGACGCCGGGGAAGGGGCTATTTATCTCATGGTGCAGCGCACAAATCCGGCGCGCCGGTATGTGCGGGGAAAAGCCCGCAATCGATGCGAGCGGCCACGCGATACAGGAGATAAAACATGACTGAAGCGACCCCGAAGGTGAAGACCACGAAAGCCAAGCCGCGCGCCAAGAAGGCCGCTGCCTCGGTAAAGGCCTCCGCGAAGACGGCGACCGCGAAAGCCTCCGCGAAGCTTGAAGCCAAGAACCCCATCGAAACAGCCTCCGGCATCATCGTGACGCTCGCGCGCACGAATTTCGAAGAGGGTGTCGAAACCGCCCGTGCCGTTGTGAAGTCCGGCAGCCTGAAGACGGCGGTGGAACTCCAGAATGAATATGTCCGCTCCACGCTGAAGCGCAACATCGACGCCGCGCGCGAGCTCAACGAGCTCACCGTGTCGACCGTGCGCGAGGCCGTGAGCCCCTACGCCTCGAAGTTCACCGAGGCGTTCGAGAAACTCCGCGCCGCGTAATCCGCGCGAAGAGGTTCCTCGTCAGTAGCGTTCAGTTGCGTCAGTAAGCAAGAGCCCGGCCCCTTTTCGAGAGGCCGGGCTTTTCTTTTTGCCGATTGCCGGAAGGAAGCGTCAGACGGCTTCGCGCGATGCGGCGCGCTGCGCCAGGCGTTGACGGAGTGAAAGCACCGGCTCGCGGCCATCCGTCGCCGGCTGATACGAATAGGAAAAGACGCCGACATTTTTCGCCCAGATGTCCGGGGTGATGTTGTCGGCGACTTCGAGCGCGTCGAAGCCGCAGCGCACCATGAAATGAAACTGGTCGCGGAGCACATTGCCCACCGCGCGCACTTCGCCCTTGTAGCCATAGCGTTCGCGCAGCAGCCGCGCATAGGAATAGGCGCGGCCATTGCGGAAGATCGGCAGTTCGAGCGCGACGACCGCGAGCTTGTCGAGGTCGTCCACGATGACGCTCGGCTCCTGACCGCTTTTCAGGCGGACGCCGATGGGCGTATTGCGAGCGCGCAGCGTCTCGCGCTCTGCCTGCCAGCGCTCGAGGCTGACAATGGCCGGACCTTCCGGCAGCGCCTCATCGTCGGCGACAGTCGGGAAGTCAAGCGCGACGAACGCCCCGTTCCTAATGAGTTGCATAGAGGCTCTCCTTGAACGGGTCGATGCCGACGCGGCGATAGGTGTCGATGAACCGTTCGCCCGGCTGGCGCGTGCCGAGATAGGTGGTGACGATCGTCTCGATGGCATCGACGATCTGCTCTTCGGTAAAGGCAGGGCCGACGATGTCGCCGACGGCGGTCTTCTCATCCGCCGCGCCGCCCAGCGTCACCTGGTAATATTCGACGCCCTTCTTGTCGACGCCGAGAATGCCGATATGGCCGACATGGTGATGGCCGCAGGCATTGATGCAGCCCGACGTGTTGATCTTCAGCTCGCCGATATCGTGCTGCCGCTCGATGTCGGCAAAACGTTCGGAGATGCGCTGAGCGATCGGGATGGAGCGTGCATTGGCCAGCGCGCAATAATCGAGACCGGGGCAGGCAATCTGGTCGGTGATGAGATTGATGTTCGCCGTCGCCAGATCATGTGGCTTCAGCGCCTGGTAGACCGCGTGGAGATCCTTCTTGCGGACATGCGCGAGCGTCAGGTTCTGCTCATGCGTGACGCGCAATTCATCGAAGCTGTACTTCTCCGCAATGTCCGCGACTGCATCCATCTGATCCGACGAGCAATCGCCCGGCGTGCCGCCGATGGGCTTCAGCGAGATGTTGACGATGGCATAGCCCGGCACTCTGTGCGCCGCGACGTTCGACTTTACCCAGTTGGCGAAGGCAGGATCGGCAACGACAGCCTTGTTGAGTTCGGTGCTTTCATCCGGCAGCGTCTCGAAATCCGGCGCGCGGAAATAGGCTTCGATCCGCGCAACTTCTTCCTGCGGCAGATGAAGGGCGCCGGCCTTGCGGATTTCGGCAAACTCGGCATCGACCTGCCGCTTCATTTCGTCCGCGCCAATCTCATGCACGAGGATCTTGATGCGCGCCTTGTAGATATTGTCGCGGCGGCCATACATGTTGTAGACGCGCAGGATCGCTTCGAGATAGGCGAGCAGGTCTTCCTTCGGAACGAAATCCGCGATCTTCTTGCCCACCATCGGCGTGCGGCCGAGACCGCCACCGACGAAAATCTCGTACCCGATCTCATCCTTGCCGTTCTTGACGATCTGGATGCCGATGTCATGGACGCGGATTGCGGCGCGGTCGTCCGGCGTGCCGGAAACGGCGATCTTGAACTTGCGCGGGAGGAACGAGAATTCCGGATGGAAGGTCGACCACTGACGGATGATTTCCGAAACGATGCGGGGATCTTCCAGCTCTTCCTTGGCCGCGCCCGCATACTGGTCCGACGTCACGTTGCGGATGCAATTGCCCGAGGTCTGAATGCAGTGCATCTCGACGGAGGCAAGATCGCGCAGGATGTCCGGCACGTCTTTCAACGCCGGCCAGTTGAACTGAAGGTTCTGGCGTGTCGTAAAGTGACCGTAGCCGCGGTCATATTTGCGGCCGATATGCGCGAGCATGCGAAGCTGCTTCGACGACAGCGTGCCGTAAGGCACCGCGATCCGCAGCATGTAGGCATGAAGCTGGAGATAGACGCCGTTCATCAGCCGGAGCTGCTTGAACTCGTCTTCAGTGAGTTCGCCGGACAGGCGGCGCGCCACCTGGCCGCTGAACTGCGCGACGCGCTCGTTCACAAGCTGCTGGTCGAATTCATCGTAACGATACATGGTCTGGCCTTTAACTCTTCGCGTGCATCCACGCCTAGTGATGGACGCCCGGCAGTTCCGCCTGCTTGCCGAGATCGAGCCGCACCGTCGGCCCTGCCTGGCGGATAACTTCGCGCACGCTTGCCGCGCGAACGAAACCGTCCTCCTTCGCCACTTCGAAGAGATAGGGCTCGACGACTGTGTTGTCCGCAACGGCGGGTTCCGTGCGGGCGAGCAGCGCCTCGGCGGCTTCCTTGCCTTCGGCTATGGCCGCATCCTGGAGGCTTTCCGACCAGCCGCCTTCCCCGGTGAGATAGACAACGATTCCGTCGCTCAACCGGTTGGCGGTAACGGCCTGAAACTGGGCTCCCTTGCGGGTGTGCTGGGCCATGAGACGCTGTCCTCGAATTTCATATTGCGTTGCCCTCGTATAGCCCGGCAGCGGGCAGCGGGGCGAGGGTCCGGTCTAAAAAAACCGGCCTATTTGACCGCTAACATGGGTTTTTTCTGAAAGATCGTCAATGCTTGTGTAAAACAATATAATCCACTATAGAAAATTGTTTAATATAGAAAATACGCGCTATTCCGCCAAAAAGTCCTAGAGCTCCCGGCGAATGGCGCTTTCGTGCCAGCGTTGCAGAATCCGCTTCTCGAGAAGCGTGAGGCCGAAGAAAATGCAGATACCGAGTGTGGAAAGAAGAAAGAGAGCGGCGAACATGCGCGGGATGTCGAGCCGGTTGCCCGCTTCCACAATGCGCCACGCCAGACCGGTGGCGGCGCCCGACCCTGCCACGAATTCAGCGACGACGGCGCCGATCAGTGCGAGGCCGCCCGAAATCTTCAATCCCGCAAGGATATAGGGAAGGGCGGAAGGAAGCTGAAGCTCCATCAGCACCTGCCACCGGCTCGCGCCATAGAGCCGGAAGAGATCGCGCAGGTTGTGGTCTGCCGAGCGAAGCCCCAGCGTCGTGTTGGAGAGGATCGGAAAGAAGGCGACGATCCAGGCAAGGATCAGCAGCGCGAATTCCACATTGTCATAGCCGACCCAGATGAGAATGAGCGGCGCAATGGAAACGACCGGCGTCACCTGCAGCACGATGGCATAGGGAAAGAGCGCCATCTCGATGTGGCGGCTCTGCGAGAAGAGGACGGCGAGCCCCACGCCGCCAACGGCGGCGAGCAGAAATGCGGCAATGGTGACGCGGAGCGTCACCCAGAGCGATCCCATCAGCGAGCCGAAATTGGC
Above is a window of Parvibaculum lavamentivorans DS-1 DNA encoding:
- a CDS encoding phasin family protein, which gives rise to MTEATPKVKTTKAKPRAKKAAASVKASAKTATAKASAKLEAKNPIETASGIIVTLARTNFEEGVETARAVVKSGSLKTAVELQNEYVRSTLKRNIDAARELNELTVSTVREAVSPYASKFTEAFEKLRAA
- a CDS encoding DUF934 domain-containing protein produces the protein MQLIRNGAFVALDFPTVADDEALPEGPAIVSLERWQAERETLRARNTPIGVRLKSGQEPSVIVDDLDKLAVVALELPIFRNGRAYSYARLLRERYGYKGEVRAVGNVLRDQFHFMVRCGFDALEVADNITPDIWAKNVGVFSYSYQPATDGREPVLSLRQRLAQRAASREAV
- a CDS encoding nitrite/sulfite reductase, with protein sequence MYRYDEFDQQLVNERVAQFSGQVARRLSGELTEDEFKQLRLMNGVYLQLHAYMLRIAVPYGTLSSKQLRMLAHIGRKYDRGYGHFTTRQNLQFNWPALKDVPDILRDLASVEMHCIQTSGNCIRNVTSDQYAGAAKEELEDPRIVSEIIRQWSTFHPEFSFLPRKFKIAVSGTPDDRAAIRVHDIGIQIVKNGKDEIGYEIFVGGGLGRTPMVGKKIADFVPKEDLLAYLEAILRVYNMYGRRDNIYKARIKILVHEIGADEMKRQVDAEFAEIRKAGALHLPQEEVARIEAYFRAPDFETLPDESTELNKAVVADPAFANWVKSNVAAHRVPGYAIVNISLKPIGGTPGDCSSDQMDAVADIAEKYSFDELRVTHEQNLTLAHVRKKDLHAVYQALKPHDLATANINLITDQIACPGLDYCALANARSIPIAQRISERFADIERQHDIGELKINTSGCINACGHHHVGHIGILGVDKKGVEYYQVTLGGAADEKTAVGDIVGPAFTEEQIVDAIETIVTTYLGTRQPGERFIDTYRRVGIDPFKESLYATH
- a CDS encoding DUF2849 domain-containing protein, with translation MAQHTRKGAQFQAVTANRLSDGIVVYLTGEGGWSESLQDAAIAEGKEAAEALLARTEPAVADNTVVEPYLFEVAKEDGFVRAASVREVIRQAGPTVRLDLGKQAELPGVHH
- a CDS encoding ABC transporter permease, with protein sequence MNRDGTLLARSLRIVVPVAVGIAFLCLWEVLVRVNGIQPFVLPAPSRIAESLAANFGSLMGSLWVTLRVTIAAFLLAAVGGVGLAVLFSQSRHIEMALFPYAIVLQVTPVVSIAPLILIWVGYDNVEFALLILAWIVAFFPILSNTTLGLRSADHNLRDLFRLYGASRWQVLMELQLPSALPYILAGLKISGGLALIGAVVAEFVAGSGAATGLAWRIVEAGNRLDIPRMFAALFLLSTLGICIFFGLTLLEKRILQRWHESAIRREL